From a region of the Cyclopterus lumpus isolate fCycLum1 chromosome 5, fCycLum1.pri, whole genome shotgun sequence genome:
- the LOC117731206 gene encoding keratin, type I cytoskeletal 18-like, whose product MSFQRTSMQSRSAPKYSSASIYGGAGGMGSRISSVSTSSLRSGAPMSSSSSSSSYKLSSGMGGGMGSGFGGAGFGGAGSGGGGGGSIMGNERGAMQNLNDRLANYLETVRNLEQANKELEMRIVEAMEKGGPNAKDYSKYQPIIDDLRNQIFDKIGENARFVLQIDNARLAADDFKVKFDNEMAIRQSVEADIGGLRKLIDDTNMTRINIESEIEAVGEELAFLKKNHENEVMELRNQISQSGVQVDIDAPKGQDLAQVMEDVRGNYEKMAVKNAEDLKRWHENQIADVQVEVSQNTEALQGAQMERSDSTRQIQTLEIELASQQSLKASLEDTLRNTEQRNNMEMERYNGIIIRLEEELTNLRSNIQNQTQEYEALLNMKMKLEAEIGTYKTLMDGGDFKLQDALDELAAI is encoded by the exons ATGAGCTTCCAGAGAACCTCCATGCAGAGCCGCTCCGCACCCAAGTACAGTTCCGCCAGCATCTACGGCGGTGCTGGAGGAATGGGCTCCCGCATTTCCTCCGTTTCCACGTCTTCCCTGCGTTCTGGTGCCCcgatgtcctcctcctcctcttcttcttcctacaAGCTGAGCAGCGGGATGGGTGGTGGCATGGGTTCAGGTTTTGGAGGTGCCGGTTTTGGAGGTGCCGGCTctggtggcggcggcggcggcagcatcATGGGCAACGAGAGGGGAGCCATGCAGAACCTGAACGACCGCCTGGCCAACTACCTGGAGACGGTGAGGAACCTGGAGCAGGCCAACAAGGAGCTGGAGATGAGGATCGTGGAGGCGATGGAGAAGGGAGGGCCCAACGCGAAAGACTACAGCAAGTATCAGCCCATCATCGACGACCTCCGCAACCAG ATCTTCGATAAGATCGGGGAGAACGCTCGCTTTGTGCTCCAGATCGACAACGCCCGCCTCGCTGCCGACGACTTCAAAGTAAA GTTCGACAATGAGATGGCGATCCGCCAGTCTGTGGAGGCCGACATCGGCGGGCTGAGGAAACTCATCGATGACACCAACATGACCCGGATAAACATCGAGAGCGAGATCGAGGCCGTCGGGGAGGAGCTGGCCTTCCTGAAGAAGAACCACGAGAAC gaggtgatggagctgaggaACCAGATCTCCCAGTCAGGCGTGCAAGTGGACATCGACGCTCCCAAAGGTCAGGACCTGGCCCAGGTCATGGAGGACGTGAGGGGCAACTATGAGAAGATGGCCGTGAAGAACGCAGAAGATCTCAAGCGGTGGCATGAAAATCAG aTCGCGgatgtgcaggtggaggtgtcaCAGAACACAGAAGCCCTCCAGGGAGCCCAAATGGAGAGGAGTGACTCCACCAGACAGATACAGACCCTGGAAATCGAACTGGCATCCCAACAGAGCTTA AAAGCCTCCCTAGAGGACACATTACGCAACACAGAGCAGCGAAACAACATGGAAATGGAGAGGTACAACGGCATCATCATccgcctggaggaggagctgaccaACCTGCGTTCAAACATCCAGAATCAGACCCAGGAGTACGAGGCGCTGCTCAACATGAAGATGAAGCTGGAGGCCGAGATCGGCACCTACAAGACCCTGATGGACGGCGGAGACTTCAA GCTGCAGGACGCGCTGGACGAGCTGGCCGCAATCTAA